From the Desulfobacterales bacterium genome, one window contains:
- a CDS encoding benzylsuccinate synthase gamma subunit family protein: protein MGKCLECAFFFSVPKDAEDYEPGKGDCVTEHKDEKGKFWQSKPVFEGDEVCRNFSKN from the coding sequence ATGGGAAAATGTTTGGAGTGCGCGTTTTTTTTTAGCGTTCCTAAGGATGCCGAGGACTATGAACCAGGCAAAGGGGACTGTGTAACGGAGCACAAGGACGAAAAAGGCAAATTTTGGCAGTCCAAGCCCGTGTTTGAGGGGGATGAGGTGTGCCGGAACTTCAGCAAGAACTAA
- a CDS encoding MMPL family transporter, translated as MVAKDNAKAILKPTDEEASLLETIVFKNRMALLVVFILATCFFGYKATGLHLDANFEKMIPTKHPYIVNYFAHKEDLKGFGNTVRIAVETTQGDIYTREFLDVLRKVTDEIFFIPGVERSAIESLWTPNTRWIEVTEQGFEGGAVIPDTYDGSPARIELLKANVLKARIVGRLVANDLKSAVVNVPLMEINPDTGKPLSYKEFSGKLETLVRDKYQSDTIKIHIVGFAKVMGDMLDATGKIVLFFGLAVLITLIILLGYTRCIRSTLLLIFCSVTAAVWQMGMLSVLQLGLNPYSMLVPFLVFAIGVSHGVQVISAMHREAAHGVDKLLVVKRAFRQVYIPGLTALITDGFGFAVLAVIQIPAIQQLAAGASIGVIILIITNLTMLPILMSYAGVRKAPAGHTPPAADEKQNSIWATFAKMTRPTVSKVAVLVAAGLFAFGIIGSKDLKIGDLDPGAPELRPNSRYNLDNLFMVQNYSASSDIFVLMVTTPPEKNSDYGNLVAMEDLQWRLDQLPGVQSTSSVVDAVKALLIGYNEGNLKWRGLPRNQQTLNASAIKVPTSASNREGTLSPVVIYLKDHKAETLQAVVDLVEDFAAKNNTEISKFLMAAGGSGIEAATNIVIGKAQYTMLFLVYLTTIGLVALTFRRVGAVIAIIIPLMLTSALCQLVMVRMGIGVKVATLPVISLGVGVGVDYGVYIYAKMRQYLQAGMPLFVAYGHAMRETGKPVILIGLMLAIGVATWAFSPIKFQADMGLLLTFMFIVNMVGAILLLPALTGLMESFRGLFTGKREQPLDVRAVN; from the coding sequence ATGGTGGCAAAAGACAACGCAAAAGCGATTTTGAAACCGACGGATGAAGAAGCATCCTTGTTGGAAACGATCGTTTTTAAAAATCGTATGGCATTGTTGGTAGTTTTCATATTGGCGACCTGTTTTTTTGGATACAAGGCGACAGGCCTTCATCTGGATGCCAATTTTGAAAAGATGATTCCAACCAAACATCCCTATATTGTCAATTATTTTGCCCACAAGGAGGACTTGAAGGGATTCGGAAATACCGTTAGGATTGCGGTGGAGACCACGCAAGGCGATATTTATACGCGCGAGTTTCTGGATGTTCTGCGCAAGGTTACGGATGAAATATTTTTTATTCCCGGTGTGGAGCGTTCCGCCATTGAATCCCTCTGGACGCCTAATACCCGATGGATTGAGGTGACCGAGCAGGGGTTTGAGGGCGGTGCCGTGATTCCGGATACCTATGACGGCTCACCGGCAAGAATTGAGTTGCTGAAGGCCAATGTCCTCAAGGCCAGAATCGTCGGAAGGCTGGTGGCAAATGATCTTAAATCCGCCGTTGTCAATGTGCCCCTGATGGAAATAAACCCCGATACGGGAAAGCCGTTAAGCTACAAGGAGTTTTCAGGCAAACTGGAAACGCTGGTCCGGGATAAATATCAAAGCGACACCATCAAGATACACATCGTCGGCTTTGCCAAGGTAATGGGGGATATGCTGGACGCCACCGGCAAGATCGTCTTGTTTTTCGGTTTGGCGGTATTGATCACCCTGATCATTTTGCTTGGCTATACCCGGTGTATCCGGAGCACGCTACTTCTGATCTTCTGTTCTGTTACTGCGGCGGTGTGGCAGATGGGGATGTTAAGTGTATTGCAACTGGGGCTGAACCCCTACTCCATGCTAGTTCCTTTTCTGGTATTTGCCATTGGTGTCAGCCACGGCGTGCAGGTGATTTCGGCCATGCACAGGGAAGCGGCGCATGGGGTGGACAAGCTTCTGGTCGTCAAACGGGCCTTTCGCCAAGTCTATATACCGGGGCTCACGGCCTTGATTACCGACGGCTTCGGGTTCGCCGTGCTGGCGGTCATTCAAATTCCGGCGATTCAGCAACTGGCGGCAGGCGCCAGTATCGGTGTCATTATTCTGATCATCACTAACCTGACGATGTTGCCGATTCTGATGTCGTATGCGGGCGTTCGAAAAGCGCCTGCCGGACACACTCCTCCCGCCGCGGATGAGAAGCAAAATAGCATTTGGGCTACCTTTGCCAAAATGACCCGGCCAACGGTCTCCAAGGTTGCGGTATTGGTGGCGGCCGGGCTTTTCGCCTTCGGGATTATCGGCAGCAAGGATTTGAAGATCGGGGATCTTGATCCCGGTGCGCCCGAGCTCAGGCCCAACTCCCGGTACAATTTGGATAACCTGTTCATGGTGCAGAATTACTCCGCGAGCTCGGACATTTTTGTTCTCATGGTCACCACGCCGCCGGAAAAAAACAGTGATTACGGAAACTTAGTCGCAATGGAAGATCTTCAGTGGCGGCTCGATCAGCTTCCGGGGGTACAATCGACCAGTTCCGTCGTGGATGCCGTGAAAGCACTTCTGATTGGATATAATGAGGGAAACCTCAAGTGGAGAGGATTGCCGCGCAATCAGCAGACGCTCAACGCATCCGCCATCAAGGTTCCCACCAGCGCCAGCAATCGGGAAGGCACCCTCTCACCGGTCGTGATTTACTTAAAAGATCATAAGGCGGAAACCCTTCAAGCCGTGGTGGACCTGGTTGAAGACTTTGCCGCCAAGAACAACACCGAGATTTCAAAATTTTTAATGGCCGCTGGAGGGTCCGGGATTGAGGCGGCGACCAATATCGTCATTGGCAAAGCCCAGTATACGATGCTGTTTTTGGTCTATCTCACCACGATCGGGCTGGTGGCGCTGACCTTCCGAAGGGTGGGGGCCGTGATTGCCATCATTATTCCGTTGATGCTGACCTCCGCGCTCTGCCAGTTGGTTATGGTGCGGATGGGAATTGGCGTCAAGGTCGCAACCCTTCCGGTGATTTCGCTGGGTGTCGGCGTCGGGGTGGACTACGGCGTCTATATTTACGCTAAAATGCGGCAGTATCTTCAAGCGGGAATGCCCCTCTTTGTGGCCTATGGCCATGCCATGAGAGAGACCGGCAAACCTGTCATTTTGATCGGATTGATGCTGGCCATCGGTGTCGCCACCTGGGCCTTTTCGCCGATCAAGTTTCAGGCGGATATGGGACTTTTGCTCACGTTTATGTTCATCGTGAACATGGTCGGCGCCATCCTTTTATTGCCGGCATTGACCGGTCTGATGGAAAGTTTTCGGGGGCTTTTTACCGGAAAACGGGAACAGCCGCTTGACGTGCGTGCAGTAAATTAA
- a CDS encoding DUF1302 family protein, with product MNFIIFGTSCKKRLRLLVVVAGMLCCCFQPAQVSALQLYQSEDFTASFDTTLSYSLQYRVQDQDESIIANTAGGTNVNPNADDGNLNYDKGIFNNMFKIISDLELKSKHFGAFARGTAFYDFENEDGSRERYELSDDAKELVGSDVK from the coding sequence ATGAATTTTATTATCTTTGGGACAAGTTGTAAAAAACGCTTGCGCTTGCTTGTTGTTGTCGCCGGTATGCTTTGCTGTTGTTTCCAGCCCGCGCAGGTCAGTGCGCTGCAGTTGTATCAGAGTGAAGATTTTACCGCCAGCTTTGACACCACCTTATCCTATAGCCTGCAGTATCGTGTTCAGGATCAGGATGAATCCATCATTGCGAATACGGCCGGCGGCACCAATGTCAACCCCAACGCTGATGACGGCAATCTGAACTATGACAAGGGCATTTTCAATAACATGTTCAAGATTATTTCCGACCTTGAGCTCAAGAGTAAACATTTCGGCGCGTTTGCGAGAGGTACGGCGTTTTATGATTTTGAAAACGAGGACGGCAGCCGGGAACGATATGAGTTGAGCGACGATGCCAAGGAACTGGTCGGCTCCGATGTAAAGC
- a CDS encoding DUF4372 domain-containing protein — protein MYRAFSVVPTKVFTLRFNCQAKPLAKKQGGSTMVRHASLFSQLVALFHRGQFHSLVFRHKAERYCKGFDS, from the coding sequence ATGTACAGGGCGTTTTCGGTAGTCCCGACGAAGGTCTTCACCCTCAGGTTTAACTGCCAAGCAAAACCGTTAGCCAAAAAACAAGGAGGCAGCACGATGGTACGACATGCGAGTCTTTTTAGTCAATTGGTTGCTTTATTTCATCGCGGACAATTCCATAGTTTGGTCTTTCGTCACAAAGCCGAACGCTACTGCAAAGGTTTTGACAGCTGA
- a CDS encoding pyruvate formate lyase family protein, whose protein sequence is MTRVADPVEYKGRTIEFPLENPEELQVPDDRLTSTLARPSTERTRRLKARCRLKHTAAGEFVNPNLKAGIERMRYFTQGFEASAGKEYVLRRADAIANVLNKCTVLLQEDELIVGFNAEHPEKVPLFPETSHLNIVDFVNSPYCPEEKEEAMAIVDYWSKYSLTQHGERYFTKEELERMYQFSTMEAPTFANAYNSTVPPYETVNEDGLLKRIAMCEENIQRAMTEMAAPDWNGPERLPLTDKIDNWEAMITVDKAVINWAQRHGRLCKIVAENFETDAKRKEELLMIADICQHVPAKPARGLRDAMQAKWFTYLVCHSIECYASGYAHKEDKVLWPYYQKSVIEKSAQPMNHAEVVELVECERLKISEHGCGKNRQYRAAFAGSNDLFILTVGGTNADGSDGCNDMTDAILEAAKNIRTTEPSIGFRWSKQGREKTKRLVFECIRDGLGYPSIKNDELSINQLVNDFGATPEEARDWALVLCMSPGHCGRRKAQKVRTEGGGGSFTIKVFEITMADGFDWSYANMQMGPKTGDPRTFKTFEELWEAFRIQNDYVHDLLWRAKDITRKLQTKYLQLPFLSSLDDGCVERGIDAVSITELPNPWMQTHASITASNSLIAIKKLIYDDKKYTMDQLIQALHANWEGYEKMRLDFVNAPKWGNDDDYADSIVKAVFEDIMAGKFKRIVTFSGTHPLVGTQHVAMYMITGSITGPTPDGRFGGEALDDGGVSPMAGTDKLGPTAVLRSIGKIDSSKFKFNLLNQRLNLPLMRSKHGFDIWHAYMKTWHDMKIDHVQFNCVSTEEMKAAQVEPEKHEDLLVRVAGYSARFVDVSTYGQNTIIARTDQKFGAAQFDDLDVELAEK, encoded by the coding sequence ATGACAAGAGTAGCCGACCCCGTAGAGTATAAAGGACGGACAATCGAATTTCCCTTGGAGAACCCGGAAGAGCTTCAGGTGCCGGACGACCGGTTGACGAGCACGCTGGCGCGTCCGAGCACGGAGCGGACCAGGCGGTTAAAGGCCAGATGTCGGCTCAAACACACGGCCGCGGGCGAGTTTGTAAACCCGAACCTGAAGGCGGGCATTGAGCGGATGCGTTATTTCACGCAGGGGTTTGAGGCGTCAGCGGGCAAGGAGTATGTGCTGCGGCGTGCGGACGCGATCGCGAACGTATTGAATAAATGCACGGTATTGCTTCAGGAAGATGAGTTGATCGTGGGCTTTAATGCGGAGCATCCGGAGAAGGTGCCCTTGTTCCCGGAGACCTCGCATTTGAATATTGTGGATTTTGTGAACAGCCCCTACTGCCCCGAGGAAAAAGAAGAGGCGATGGCGATTGTGGATTATTGGTCGAAATACAGCCTGACGCAGCATGGGGAGCGGTATTTTACGAAAGAAGAGCTGGAGCGGATGTATCAGTTTTCGACGATGGAGGCGCCGACCTTTGCCAACGCGTATAACAGCACGGTGCCGCCGTACGAGACGGTGAACGAAGACGGATTGTTGAAGCGCATCGCGATGTGCGAGGAGAATATTCAGCGGGCGATGACCGAGATGGCGGCTCCCGACTGGAACGGTCCGGAGCGGTTGCCGCTGACCGATAAGATCGACAACTGGGAAGCGATGATCACGGTGGACAAGGCGGTGATCAACTGGGCGCAGCGTCATGGCCGGTTGTGCAAGATCGTGGCGGAGAACTTTGAGACGGATGCCAAGCGCAAGGAAGAGCTGCTGATGATCGCGGATATTTGCCAGCATGTACCGGCGAAACCGGCCAGAGGGCTTCGGGACGCGATGCAGGCCAAGTGGTTCACCTATCTCGTCTGCCATTCCATCGAGTGTTACGCCTCCGGATACGCGCACAAGGAAGACAAGGTGCTCTGGCCGTATTATCAGAAGAGTGTGATCGAGAAATCGGCCCAGCCCATGAACCATGCAGAGGTCGTAGAACTGGTGGAATGTGAGCGACTGAAAATTTCCGAGCACGGATGTGGCAAAAACCGCCAGTACCGGGCGGCCTTTGCTGGATCAAACGATCTTTTCATCTTGACGGTTGGCGGTACAAACGCGGATGGATCGGACGGCTGCAACGACATGACCGATGCCATCTTGGAGGCTGCCAAAAACATCCGGACCACCGAGCCCTCCATCGGTTTCAGGTGGAGCAAGCAGGGACGGGAAAAAACAAAAAGACTGGTGTTCGAATGTATCAGGGATGGTTTGGGGTATCCATCAATCAAGAACGATGAGTTGAGCATCAATCAATTGGTGAATGATTTTGGAGCGACTCCGGAGGAAGCAAGGGACTGGGCGCTGGTACTATGCATGTCTCCGGGGCACTGCGGCCGGAGAAAAGCCCAGAAAGTAAGAACCGAGGGGGGGGGTGGGTCATTTACGATAAAAGTGTTTGAGATCACGATGGCCGACGGATTTGACTGGTCTTATGCCAACATGCAGATGGGGCCGAAAACCGGCGACCCAAGGACTTTCAAGACATTTGAAGAACTGTGGGAAGCATTTAGAATTCAAAATGATTATGTGCACGATCTCCTCTGGCGTGCCAAAGATATCACCCGGAAGCTTCAGACGAAATATCTTCAGCTGCCTTTCCTTTCAAGTCTGGATGACGGGTGCGTGGAGCGCGGGATTGACGCGGTGAGTATCACGGAATTGCCGAATCCGTGGATGCAGACACATGCCAGTATTACGGCGAGTAACTCTCTGATCGCCATTAAAAAGCTGATTTATGATGACAAGAAATACACGATGGATCAGTTGATTCAGGCCCTTCATGCGAATTGGGAGGGCTATGAAAAAATGCGGCTGGATTTCGTCAATGCGCCCAAATGGGGCAATGACGATGATTATGCGGATTCCATAGTGAAAGCGGTTTTTGAAGATATTATGGCGGGTAAATTTAAACGCATCGTCACTTTCTCCGGGACGCATCCGCTGGTAGGAACCCAGCATGTGGCCATGTATATGATTACGGGCTCGATCACAGGCCCGACACCGGACGGCCGGTTTGGCGGCGAGGCCTTGGATGACGGCGGGGTGTCTCCAATGGCGGGAACAGATAAACTGGGGCCGACAGCGGTGCTAAGATCTATTGGCAAGATTGATTCCTCGAAGTTCAAGTTCAACCTGTTGAACCAGCGGTTGAATCTGCCGCTGATGCGCAGCAAGCACGGGTTTGATATCTGGCACGCGTATATGAAGACCTGGCATGATATGAAAATCGACCATGTGCAGTTTAACTGCGTGAGCACCGAGGAGATGAAAGCGGCGCAGGTGGAGCCTGAGAAGCATGAAGACCTTTTGGTAAGGGTGGCGGGTTACAGCGCGCGGTTCGTGGATGTATCGACCTATGGTCAGAACACGATTATCGCCCGAACCGATCAGAAGTTTGGCGCGGCGCAATTTGATGATTTGGATGTTGAATTGGCGGAAAAATAA
- a CDS encoding benzylsuccinate synthase beta subunit family protein, translated as MEFPKSPITMRHEVGTKKPCRECRWSTADVTNPIQGRCTANRAKSGAVWLRLIPNVYEYTCDRFEKGTLSFRDNI; from the coding sequence ATGGAATTTCCGAAATCACCTATCACCATGAGACATGAAGTTGGAACGAAAAAGCCCTGTAGAGAGTGCCGTTGGAGTACTGCTGATGTAACCAACCCGATACAGGGCCGATGTACCGCCAATAGAGCCAAATCCGGAGCGGTCTGGTTGAGATTGATTCCCAATGTTTATGAATATACATGCGACCGGTTTGAAAAAGGAACGCTGAGTTTCAGGGATAATATTTAG
- a CDS encoding DUF1329 domain-containing protein, protein MRLKIRGTKEMIIPYNSYKSMAKVEPTTKYKKGHIAPEYLRFELHRICLVEATVKPGARQSYAKRVLQYDEDFWGIVTQDVYDARGALWRSDMCVSAHAYEVPGVQIFMNLHFDLPSGISSVNYDYSDYDNMPISDQREDESYFLPDQIRRMGQ, encoded by the coding sequence ATACGACTGAAAATTCGGGGGACAAAAGAGATGATCATTCCCTACAACTCCTACAAGTCAATGGCCAAAGTGGAGCCGACCACGAAGTACAAAAAGGGGCACATTGCTCCGGAATATCTTCGTTTTGAGCTTCACCGGATATGCCTGGTGGAAGCAACCGTAAAACCGGGCGCCCGGCAAAGTTACGCTAAGCGGGTTTTGCAATACGATGAGGACTTTTGGGGGATTGTTACCCAGGATGTGTACGATGCTCGTGGCGCGCTCTGGCGCTCCGATATGTGTGTATCTGCTCACGCGTATGAGGTTCCCGGAGTTCAGATTTTTATGAATCTGCATTTTGATCTTCCCAGTGGTATCTCTTCCGTCAATTATGATTATTCAGATTATGATAATATGCCTATTTCCGATCAGCGGGAAGATGAATCCTACTTTCTGCCCGATCAAATTCGAAGAATGGGGCAGTAA
- a CDS encoding YCF48-related protein, with the protein MTQSTPFTIRPVNRRWLLFTAVFVFALLGSGQLFAVTDLLHRPAMKTGKSVSSMLTDVVNTGTRIVAVGERGHIVYSDDKGVNWQQAEVLTSLTLTAVYFPSAQNGWAVGHDGLVLHSNDGGLNWTVQLEGMAIIKASLTLAKALVAEKEAALAAAVPESQAALNTELEALRYTLEDFQRSLDKKICCEPLMDVWFKNDKEGMVVGAYGQFCRTVDGGNTWTACWDRIDNPDRNHLNAITPGANGSLFIAGEFGNIFRSLDGGEHFEKLSCPYEGTFFGIVAYPNDPYVLAYGLGGNVVHSTDLGGNWRHIQTKTGGTIGGAAVCSDGTLIMVSYTGEILTGSGKTATFTQQKSGGGWIGVADAMDGNVVMVGMRGPQRLPIADNQQGDK; encoded by the coding sequence ATGACCCAGTCTACTCCATTTACCATAAGGCCTGTTAACCGCCGTTGGCTGCTTTTTACGGCAGTATTCGTATTCGCTCTTCTGGGTTCCGGACAGCTTTTTGCAGTGACGGATTTATTACATCGGCCGGCCATGAAAACCGGCAAGTCCGTTTCATCAATGCTCACGGACGTGGTCAATACCGGTACCCGCATCGTGGCCGTGGGAGAACGCGGTCATATTGTGTATTCCGATGACAAGGGCGTTAATTGGCAGCAGGCTGAGGTGCTGACAAGTCTGACATTAACCGCCGTGTATTTTCCTTCCGCGCAAAACGGATGGGCCGTCGGCCATGACGGGCTGGTGCTGCACTCGAATGACGGCGGCTTGAATTGGACGGTACAACTGGAAGGCATGGCGATTATCAAGGCCAGCTTGACCCTGGCGAAGGCGCTGGTGGCGGAAAAAGAAGCGGCGTTGGCCGCTGCCGTTCCGGAAAGTCAAGCGGCATTAAACACCGAATTGGAAGCACTTCGTTATACGCTTGAAGATTTTCAACGGTCCCTTGATAAAAAGATTTGTTGCGAGCCGCTGATGGATGTCTGGTTTAAAAATGATAAGGAAGGAATGGTCGTCGGCGCTTATGGGCAATTTTGCCGCACGGTGGACGGGGGCAACACGTGGACGGCCTGCTGGGATAGAATAGACAATCCGGATCGAAATCATTTAAACGCCATTACTCCAGGGGCGAATGGATCCCTTTTTATCGCGGGTGAATTTGGAAACATCTTTCGTTCGTTGGACGGGGGAGAGCATTTTGAAAAGCTGTCATGCCCCTATGAAGGCACCTTCTTCGGCATCGTGGCGTATCCCAATGACCCTTATGTGCTGGCCTACGGGCTTGGCGGTAATGTGGTTCACTCCACGGATTTAGGCGGAAACTGGCGGCATATTCAAACAAAAACCGGCGGCACCATTGGCGGCGCCGCGGTCTGTTCGGACGGGACACTCATCATGGTTTCCTATACCGGTGAGATTTTAACCGGATCCGGGAAAACCGCCACGTTTACGCAGCAAAAATCCGGAGGCGGATGGATCGGCGTGGCCGATGCAATGGATGGCAATGTGGTGATGGTGGGAATGAGGGGGCCTCAACGCTTACCTATAGCCGATAATCAGCAAGGGGACAAATAA
- a CDS encoding AMP-binding protein, protein MWIYPEIKTLADVPSYHAKHRGDNDVFLLEDRTVTYNELERESNRIANALIEKKIPRHSRIGFIGKNSEFYFYVLFGSIKAGRTFAPLNWRLSPAELSVIIQDAGAPIVFAEFEYIEIISKIKALSVYQFDVVYFNTGGGQLNGIEKWLEFSENNRPMVDINSEDTAIQLYTSGTTGKPKGVELSFRGIDYWFLLLDLEPTVNYSIEDVMLFIAPNFHMLGLMFAISALYNGTKLSIIPEVRADRMRRAIVRDHVSVLVLVPIMIELLLDASINEPADFSSLKTIIYAGAPIGLKLLQRALNEMKCDFMQLYGTTESGGGITLLRPEEHDLKNEAKLKSCGRPLPFVKIKVMDFNGKEVGFCQPGEFWLRTPLVFKKYYSKPELTAEVLKDGWYKTGDVGYCDHEGYYYIVDRTKDMIISGGENVYSIEVEQALQKHPAVQQVAVIGVPHEKWGEVVKALVILKEGETVTPDELKSHCRDLIGGYKIPKLFEFVAHFPTSPSGKVIKKLLREAQSGM, encoded by the coding sequence ATGTGGATTTATCCTGAAATTAAGACCCTGGCGGATGTGCCCAGCTATCACGCAAAACATAGAGGGGATAACGACGTTTTTTTGTTAGAGGATCGAACGGTAACATATAACGAATTGGAACGGGAAAGTAATCGCATTGCAAATGCCTTGATAGAAAAAAAGATACCCAGGCATTCGAGAATCGGTTTTATCGGTAAGAACTCCGAATTCTACTTCTACGTTTTATTTGGTTCAATAAAGGCAGGACGAACGTTTGCGCCTTTGAACTGGCGGCTTTCTCCTGCTGAACTATCTGTTATTATACAAGATGCGGGTGCACCCATTGTTTTTGCCGAGTTCGAATATATAGAAATAATTTCTAAAATCAAAGCATTATCCGTGTATCAATTTGATGTGGTTTATTTCAATACTGGGGGAGGCCAACTAAATGGGATTGAAAAATGGCTTGAATTTTCAGAAAATAATAGGCCAATGGTTGATATAAATAGTGAGGATACCGCAATTCAGCTGTATACGTCCGGCACTACTGGCAAACCAAAGGGGGTAGAACTGTCTTTTAGAGGGATAGATTATTGGTTCCTCTTGCTAGACCTGGAGCCAACAGTGAACTATTCGATCGAAGACGTCATGCTATTTATAGCGCCGAACTTTCATATGTTGGGGCTTATGTTTGCCATCAGTGCATTATACAACGGTACGAAGCTGTCCATAATTCCTGAGGTGCGAGCAGACAGGATGAGAAGAGCAATCGTTCGGGACCATGTGTCCGTGCTTGTCCTGGTGCCGATAATGATTGAACTCCTATTGGATGCCTCTATTAATGAACCGGCAGACTTTTCATCTTTGAAAACGATTATCTATGCTGGGGCACCCATTGGTTTAAAATTGCTACAAAGGGCGCTTAACGAGATGAAGTGCGATTTTATGCAATTATACGGTACAACGGAAAGTGGTGGAGGGATAACGTTATTGCGGCCAGAAGAGCATGATTTAAAAAATGAAGCGAAGCTGAAATCCTGTGGTCGGCCGTTGCCTTTTGTAAAAATTAAGGTGATGGATTTCAATGGAAAAGAAGTTGGATTTTGTCAACCCGGCGAATTTTGGTTGCGAACCCCTTTAGTATTTAAAAAATATTATAGTAAGCCGGAGTTGACCGCAGAGGTGTTAAAAGATGGGTGGTATAAAACCGGAGATGTTGGATATTGCGATCATGAGGGTTATTATTACATTGTTGACCGGACTAAGGACATGATTATATCAGGAGGTGAAAATGTCTACTCAATTGAAGTTGAGCAAGCCCTGCAGAAACATCCGGCTGTTCAACAGGTAGCGGTTATCGGTGTGCCGCACGAAAAGTGGGGGGAAGTAGTAAAGGCACTGGTTATCTTAAAGGAAGGGGAAACTGTAACACCGGATGAGCTTAAATCCCATTGCCGGGACTTGATTGGTGGTTACAAAATACCGAAGCTGTTTGAGTTTGTGGCTCATTTTCCGACATCGCCCAGCGGGAAGGTCATTAAGAAATTGCTGCGTGAAGCGCAAAGTGGGATGTGA
- a CDS encoding MFS transporter translates to MGINKQSNINHYLVVATGIALCMGPSALAFSCAGIFYTPVSTALGVGKGTFAVYMTVLCFTMFFALSFAGKIMAARDARAVLSTAVLLVGGGLFAMGFFNAVWQFYIAGAFIGFGESILLYLAVPTLINRWFKQRVGFFVGLCMAFTGVGGVLFNPLGDYLITTHGWQMGYRVFGILAVAIALPFTLFAIRSFPKDKGLLPYGDNGQDHLTAAPVVMGVSASKAFKSGPFFATAAFAGLVGFNSVIYQFLPSYASSLPLAATVVGLAGLLASAAMAGQALGKVGLGTIADKSIAGGMWTALICGAAGLVLLWVAPTSVAIVLVAGFLFGPFYACAVVQVPLMARSIFGVREYSQIYSRISMFSALMAAFGATIWGYLIDWTGFRILFILGLVILASIALIGTYALRSGKKLDQTAE, encoded by the coding sequence GTGGGAATCAACAAGCAGTCCAATATCAATCACTACCTCGTAGTAGCCACCGGAATAGCGTTGTGTATGGGTCCCTCGGCGCTGGCGTTCAGCTGTGCCGGCATTTTTTACACCCCTGTCAGTACGGCGTTGGGCGTCGGCAAGGGGACCTTTGCCGTTTACATGACGGTCTTGTGTTTTACGATGTTTTTTGCCCTGTCGTTTGCGGGCAAAATCATGGCGGCAAGGGATGCGAGAGCCGTTTTATCCACGGCCGTGCTCCTTGTCGGCGGCGGGCTCTTTGCCATGGGATTTTTCAATGCCGTGTGGCAATTCTACATTGCGGGCGCTTTCATCGGTTTTGGGGAATCCATCTTACTCTACCTTGCCGTGCCGACACTGATCAATCGATGGTTCAAGCAGCGGGTCGGCTTTTTTGTCGGCCTTTGCATGGCGTTTACCGGCGTCGGCGGGGTGCTTTTCAATCCGCTCGGGGATTATCTTATCACCACCCATGGGTGGCAGATGGGGTATCGGGTGTTTGGAATTTTAGCCGTTGCCATTGCCCTTCCGTTCACCCTCTTTGCGATTCGAAGCTTCCCTAAGGACAAGGGGCTGCTTCCCTACGGTGACAACGGTCAAGACCACTTGACGGCCGCACCCGTCGTGATGGGGGTCTCAGCGTCCAAGGCGTTCAAGTCCGGCCCGTTTTTCGCGACGGCGGCCTTTGCCGGGCTGGTGGGATTTAACTCCGTTATCTATCAGTTTCTGCCCTCCTATGCGAGTTCTCTGCCGCTAGCCGCAACGGTTGTCGGGCTTGCCGGCTTGCTGGCTTCGGCTGCGATGGCCGGGCAGGCCCTGGGTAAAGTCGGCCTGGGTACCATCGCCGACAAGAGTATCGCTGGTGGCATGTGGACGGCTCTGATTTGTGGTGCGGCTGGTTTGGTGCTTCTCTGGGTAGCGCCCACGTCTGTTGCAATCGTTCTGGTCGCCGGATTCCTGTTCGGCCCATTCTATGCGTGCGCAGTGGTTCAGGTGCCGCTGATGGCCCGGTCCATTTTCGGTGTTCGCGAGTACAGCCAAATCTACTCGCGCATTTCAATGTTTTCAGCTCTCATGGCGGCTTTCGGCGCAACTATCTGGGGATACCTGATTGACTGGACTGGATTTCGCATCCTGTTCATTCTCGGGCTGGTGATCCTGGCCAGCATTGCCCTGATCGGAACATACGCGCTTAGATCGGGGAAGAAGCTCGATCAGACAGCGGAATAG